Proteins encoded by one window of Culicoides brevitarsis isolate CSIRO-B50_1 chromosome 2, AGI_CSIRO_Cbre_v1, whole genome shotgun sequence:
- the LOC134830721 gene encoding zinc finger protein ush isoform X1, which translates to MHPKILRFKKWCETAQKRDDEEASENQTEISASCDTETTDLNANSNPSSPSQISARSASPPPPASPCSQISETPSSIDNKYLDVELELAKSFQQQQQQQSEKPKLRLNISLAADPACNPDAKDIKGMVADVAESPPLPEKTRNNALTVTKLLQRSESQGINVVPIVALEPVPTPPIQARIPIYTCIPCGINFSSASTLEAHQTYYCSHRKDQDEPIPALPKAASSSANNNDSAEPPTKAQKTGKQYACTQCSYSADKKVSLNRHMRMHQTSPASSSITSNGGDDMMTPVNASQLATPVIQVPVDRYCTNCDIRFSSTKTYRAHKQHYCSSRHRDGAPNIPSASKPPSQKSGSQSPNEVTNKATPSEEFLALPTNPIIIVPCSVWRNVTKISSTNLPANSDYTCFMYQNGAFEPIAYSFANQMKVPSREPTPHVSTESAEQRAADRSDVLKDVNNKKSEGSSSTKDPTTPLDLSVRRFSPGLSLRERSLSLASAISSEHFRMEFDLMESKENLSVSGDSVTPEQIVCAPSLPGSPPLTPSPKRRHSNSPRTVSASVSPIALPTSPLLLRSHHLQSMPPDLIALRLAENPALINELRMRLQNSNSNNIGGKHEALQFLDTNTKKQSNSVSPAPVPATAMPPIPPQIFVKKGSSKCKECNIVFCKQENYIAHKKHYCSARNLDADGENVKVSPPISPNSQSPNQLSYQQLICGACGIKFTSLDNLNAHMMYYCPKRVDLQVHHQQSTSSASSVVSKEKCGKCKTVHEPGQNCPANNSNSYKCPICEVVSANSTEARRHIETHGEIKAFRCSMCGYKGNTLRGMRTHIRMHFDKKGGDCNEENFITCIIEEDRIEIPPSVSKNTTPSPAPSVSPALTASNQMYYCESCKYSSTYKGNVARHTKLLHSSHGPISSTSPLIGEGGEPLICNGDSLHNDDEDLQEISKIKQEPEDDPKQPELSESPAIVEPQITIKIEENQTPPPPAIATFPKSDNFVMQQPEMDEDVSKYCEKCDIKFNFLKTYLAHKQHYCKNSTQNADILSQFKAVAAAKNNSANQTVVTRAAETPVL; encoded by the exons GAGACGATGAAGAAGCGTCGGAAAATCAAACAGAGATTAGCGCCTCGTGTGACACCGAAACAACCGACTTGAACGCCAACTCAAACCCCTCTAGTCCATCTCAAATAAGTGCAAGATCTGCTTCGCCGCCACCACCTGCCTCGCCATGCTCGCAAATCAGCGAGACACCTTCTAGCATAGATAACAAATACTTAGATGTCGAATTAGAGTTAGCCAAGTCCtttcagcagcagcaacagcagcaatctgaaaaacctaaattaagattaaacATTTCCTTAGCTGCCGATCCCGCATGCAATCCCGATGCAAAAGACATCAAAGGAATGGTAGCCGATGTCGCGGAAAGTCCTCCGTTGCCGGAAAAGACGCGCAATAACGCTTTAACTGTcacaaaattacttcaaagaTCTGAGAGTCAGGGCATCAATGTGGTTCCTATTGTGGCGCTCGAGCCCGTTCCGACGCCACCCATCCAAGCTCGAATTCCCATTTACACGTGCATCCCGTGCGGCATTAATTTCTCGTCAGCTTCCACGCTCGAGGCACACCAAACGTACTACTGTTCGCATCGCAAGGACCAAGACGAGCCAATTCCCGCGCTACCGAAAGCCGCCTCGTCGTCGGCGAACAACAACGATTCAGCCGAACCACCAACCAAGGCGCAAAAAACGGGCAAACAGTACGCTTGCACCCAATGTTCGTACAGCGCCGACAAAAAAGTCTCTCTAAATCGTCATATGCGGATGCATCAGACGTCGCCAGCAAGTAGCTCGATCACCTCAAACGGCGGCGATGACATGATGACACCCGTGAATGCTAGTCAACTTGCGACGCCAGTCATTCAAGTGCCCGTCGATCGGTATTGCACTAATTGCGATATCAGATTTAGCAGCACGAAGACTTATAGGGCGCATAAGCAGCATTATTGCTCGTCGAGGCATCGTGATgg ggcACCAAATATTCCGTCAGCATCGAAGCCACCATCGCAAAAATCGGGATCGCAAAGCCCTAATGAGGTCACGAATAAAGCAACGCCCTCGGAGGAGTTTCTTGCGCTGCCCACAAATCCCATTATTATTGTTCCTTGTTCAGTTTGGCGGAATGTCACCAAGATTTCTTC GACGAATTTACCAGCAAATTCCGATTATACTTGTTTTATGTACCAAAATGGAGCTTTTGAGCCGATCGCGTACTCGTTCGCTAATCAAATGAAAGTTCCGAGTCGAGAACCGACGCCGCATGTTTCCACGGAATCAGCTGAGCAACGAGCTGCTGATCGTTCGGATGTCTTGAAAGACGTGAATAACAAGAAATCTGAAGGAAGTTCATCAACAAA AGATCCAACAACACCTCTCGATCTATCAGTTCGTCGATTCTCACCAGGACTCTCATTGCGGGAACGATCCTTATCACTCGCTTCCGCCATTTCATCGGAGCATTTCCGGATGGAATTCGATCTGATGGAAAGCAAAGAAAATCTCTCGGTTAGTGGTGATTCTGTGACTCCCGAACAAATTGTTTGTGCCCCGTCATTACCCGGCAGTCCTCCACTCACACCTTCCCCTAAACGGAGACATTCCAATAGTCCGCGCACCGTATCAGCTTCCGTTTCGCCAATCGCGTTACCAACATCTCCCTTGCTCTTGCGATCGCACCACTTGCAAAGCATGCCTCCAGATCTCATCGCGTTGCGTCTCGCCGAGAACCCTGCACTCATCAACGAGCTCCGAATGCGTCTCCAGAACTCAAATTCCAACAATATCGGCGGGAAACACGAAGCACTCCAATTTCTCGacacaaacacgaaaaaacaaTCGAATAGTGTGAGTCCGGCTCCCGTGCCAGCAACCGCCATGCCACCAATCCCGCCacaaattttcgtgaaaaaggGCTCGTCAAAGTGCAAGGAGTGCAACATTGTCTTTTGCAAGCAGGAAAATTACATCGCACACAAAAAGCACTACTGCTCGGCCCGAAATCTCGATGCCGACGGAGAAAATGTCAAAGTTAGTCCACCGATCTCGCCAAATTCCCAAAGTCCGAATCAATTGTCATATCAGCAACTCATCTGCGGCGCGTGCGGCATCAAATTCACGTCGTTAGACAACTTGAATGCTCACATGATGTACTACTGTCCGAAGCGGGTCGACTTGCAAGTGCATCACCAGCAAAGTACCAGCTCGGCATCGAGTGTCGTGTCGAAGGAAAAGTGCGGAAAATGCAAAACGGTACATGAACCTGGGCAAAATTGCCCCGCCAACAACTCAAATTCGTATAAATGCCCGATTTGTGAAGTCGTTAGTGCGAATTCGACGGAGGCAAGACGTCATATCGAGACTCATGGCGAAATTAAGGCTTTTAGATGTTCCATGTGTGGATACAAGGGAAATACTTTGAG gGGAATGCGAACACATATCCGAATGCATTTCGATAAAAAGGGAGGCGATTGCAATGAGGAGAACTTCATTACGTGCATTATCGAAGAAGATCGCATCGAAATACCGCCAAGCGTGTCGAAAAATACAACTCCATCGCCCGCTCCATCGGTATCTCCTGCATTAACGGCCTCAAATCAAATGTACTATTGCGAGTCTTGCAAATATTCGTCGACCTACAAAGGCAATGTG gcACGTCACACTAAACTCCTACACAGCTCACATGGTCCAATTAGCTCAACATCTCCGTTAATTGGCGAAGGCGGGGAACCCTTAATTTGCAATGGTGACTCTTTGCATAATGATGACGAagatttacaagaaatttccaa aatCAAACAAGAACCAGAAGACGACCCCAAACAACCCGAATTATCTGAATCACCGGCCATCGTCGAACCCCAAATCACCATTAAAATCGAGGAAAACCAGACACCGCCGCCTCCAGCTATCGCAACATTTCCCAAATCGGACAATTTCGTCATGCAACAACCCGAAATGGACGAAGACGTCTCAAAATACTGCGAAAAGTGCGACatcaaattcaactttttaaagacATATCTCGCGCACAAGCAACATTACTGCAAAAACAGCACCCAAAACGCCGATATTCTGAGTCAATTTAAAGCTGTTGCcgctgcaaaaaataattcagcaAATCAAACGGTAGTGACGAGAGCTGCCGAAACTCCAGTACTATAA
- the LOC134830721 gene encoding zinc finger protein ush isoform X2, whose protein sequence is MKIMSRRKQSNPKPLLKRDDEEASENQTEISASCDTETTDLNANSNPSSPSQISARSASPPPPASPCSQISETPSSIDNKYLDVELELAKSFQQQQQQQSEKPKLRLNISLAADPACNPDAKDIKGMVADVAESPPLPEKTRNNALTVTKLLQRSESQGINVVPIVALEPVPTPPIQARIPIYTCIPCGINFSSASTLEAHQTYYCSHRKDQDEPIPALPKAASSSANNNDSAEPPTKAQKTGKQYACTQCSYSADKKVSLNRHMRMHQTSPASSSITSNGGDDMMTPVNASQLATPVIQVPVDRYCTNCDIRFSSTKTYRAHKQHYCSSRHRDGAPNIPSASKPPSQKSGSQSPNEVTNKATPSEEFLALPTNPIIIVPCSVWRNVTKISSTNLPANSDYTCFMYQNGAFEPIAYSFANQMKVPSREPTPHVSTESAEQRAADRSDVLKDVNNKKSEGSSSTKDPTTPLDLSVRRFSPGLSLRERSLSLASAISSEHFRMEFDLMESKENLSVSGDSVTPEQIVCAPSLPGSPPLTPSPKRRHSNSPRTVSASVSPIALPTSPLLLRSHHLQSMPPDLIALRLAENPALINELRMRLQNSNSNNIGGKHEALQFLDTNTKKQSNSVSPAPVPATAMPPIPPQIFVKKGSSKCKECNIVFCKQENYIAHKKHYCSARNLDADGENVKVSPPISPNSQSPNQLSYQQLICGACGIKFTSLDNLNAHMMYYCPKRVDLQVHHQQSTSSASSVVSKEKCGKCKTVHEPGQNCPANNSNSYKCPICEVVSANSTEARRHIETHGEIKAFRCSMCGYKGNTLRGMRTHIRMHFDKKGGDCNEENFITCIIEEDRIEIPPSVSKNTTPSPAPSVSPALTASNQMYYCESCKYSSTYKGNVARHTKLLHSSHGPISSTSPLIGEGGEPLICNGDSLHNDDEDLQEISKIKQEPEDDPKQPELSESPAIVEPQITIKIEENQTPPPPAIATFPKSDNFVMQQPEMDEDVSKYCEKCDIKFNFLKTYLAHKQHYCKNSTQNADILSQFKAVAAAKNNSANQTVVTRAAETPVL, encoded by the exons GAGACGATGAAGAAGCGTCGGAAAATCAAACAGAGATTAGCGCCTCGTGTGACACCGAAACAACCGACTTGAACGCCAACTCAAACCCCTCTAGTCCATCTCAAATAAGTGCAAGATCTGCTTCGCCGCCACCACCTGCCTCGCCATGCTCGCAAATCAGCGAGACACCTTCTAGCATAGATAACAAATACTTAGATGTCGAATTAGAGTTAGCCAAGTCCtttcagcagcagcaacagcagcaatctgaaaaacctaaattaagattaaacATTTCCTTAGCTGCCGATCCCGCATGCAATCCCGATGCAAAAGACATCAAAGGAATGGTAGCCGATGTCGCGGAAAGTCCTCCGTTGCCGGAAAAGACGCGCAATAACGCTTTAACTGTcacaaaattacttcaaagaTCTGAGAGTCAGGGCATCAATGTGGTTCCTATTGTGGCGCTCGAGCCCGTTCCGACGCCACCCATCCAAGCTCGAATTCCCATTTACACGTGCATCCCGTGCGGCATTAATTTCTCGTCAGCTTCCACGCTCGAGGCACACCAAACGTACTACTGTTCGCATCGCAAGGACCAAGACGAGCCAATTCCCGCGCTACCGAAAGCCGCCTCGTCGTCGGCGAACAACAACGATTCAGCCGAACCACCAACCAAGGCGCAAAAAACGGGCAAACAGTACGCTTGCACCCAATGTTCGTACAGCGCCGACAAAAAAGTCTCTCTAAATCGTCATATGCGGATGCATCAGACGTCGCCAGCAAGTAGCTCGATCACCTCAAACGGCGGCGATGACATGATGACACCCGTGAATGCTAGTCAACTTGCGACGCCAGTCATTCAAGTGCCCGTCGATCGGTATTGCACTAATTGCGATATCAGATTTAGCAGCACGAAGACTTATAGGGCGCATAAGCAGCATTATTGCTCGTCGAGGCATCGTGATgg ggcACCAAATATTCCGTCAGCATCGAAGCCACCATCGCAAAAATCGGGATCGCAAAGCCCTAATGAGGTCACGAATAAAGCAACGCCCTCGGAGGAGTTTCTTGCGCTGCCCACAAATCCCATTATTATTGTTCCTTGTTCAGTTTGGCGGAATGTCACCAAGATTTCTTC GACGAATTTACCAGCAAATTCCGATTATACTTGTTTTATGTACCAAAATGGAGCTTTTGAGCCGATCGCGTACTCGTTCGCTAATCAAATGAAAGTTCCGAGTCGAGAACCGACGCCGCATGTTTCCACGGAATCAGCTGAGCAACGAGCTGCTGATCGTTCGGATGTCTTGAAAGACGTGAATAACAAGAAATCTGAAGGAAGTTCATCAACAAA AGATCCAACAACACCTCTCGATCTATCAGTTCGTCGATTCTCACCAGGACTCTCATTGCGGGAACGATCCTTATCACTCGCTTCCGCCATTTCATCGGAGCATTTCCGGATGGAATTCGATCTGATGGAAAGCAAAGAAAATCTCTCGGTTAGTGGTGATTCTGTGACTCCCGAACAAATTGTTTGTGCCCCGTCATTACCCGGCAGTCCTCCACTCACACCTTCCCCTAAACGGAGACATTCCAATAGTCCGCGCACCGTATCAGCTTCCGTTTCGCCAATCGCGTTACCAACATCTCCCTTGCTCTTGCGATCGCACCACTTGCAAAGCATGCCTCCAGATCTCATCGCGTTGCGTCTCGCCGAGAACCCTGCACTCATCAACGAGCTCCGAATGCGTCTCCAGAACTCAAATTCCAACAATATCGGCGGGAAACACGAAGCACTCCAATTTCTCGacacaaacacgaaaaaacaaTCGAATAGTGTGAGTCCGGCTCCCGTGCCAGCAACCGCCATGCCACCAATCCCGCCacaaattttcgtgaaaaaggGCTCGTCAAAGTGCAAGGAGTGCAACATTGTCTTTTGCAAGCAGGAAAATTACATCGCACACAAAAAGCACTACTGCTCGGCCCGAAATCTCGATGCCGACGGAGAAAATGTCAAAGTTAGTCCACCGATCTCGCCAAATTCCCAAAGTCCGAATCAATTGTCATATCAGCAACTCATCTGCGGCGCGTGCGGCATCAAATTCACGTCGTTAGACAACTTGAATGCTCACATGATGTACTACTGTCCGAAGCGGGTCGACTTGCAAGTGCATCACCAGCAAAGTACCAGCTCGGCATCGAGTGTCGTGTCGAAGGAAAAGTGCGGAAAATGCAAAACGGTACATGAACCTGGGCAAAATTGCCCCGCCAACAACTCAAATTCGTATAAATGCCCGATTTGTGAAGTCGTTAGTGCGAATTCGACGGAGGCAAGACGTCATATCGAGACTCATGGCGAAATTAAGGCTTTTAGATGTTCCATGTGTGGATACAAGGGAAATACTTTGAG gGGAATGCGAACACATATCCGAATGCATTTCGATAAAAAGGGAGGCGATTGCAATGAGGAGAACTTCATTACGTGCATTATCGAAGAAGATCGCATCGAAATACCGCCAAGCGTGTCGAAAAATACAACTCCATCGCCCGCTCCATCGGTATCTCCTGCATTAACGGCCTCAAATCAAATGTACTATTGCGAGTCTTGCAAATATTCGTCGACCTACAAAGGCAATGTG gcACGTCACACTAAACTCCTACACAGCTCACATGGTCCAATTAGCTCAACATCTCCGTTAATTGGCGAAGGCGGGGAACCCTTAATTTGCAATGGTGACTCTTTGCATAATGATGACGAagatttacaagaaatttccaa aatCAAACAAGAACCAGAAGACGACCCCAAACAACCCGAATTATCTGAATCACCGGCCATCGTCGAACCCCAAATCACCATTAAAATCGAGGAAAACCAGACACCGCCGCCTCCAGCTATCGCAACATTTCCCAAATCGGACAATTTCGTCATGCAACAACCCGAAATGGACGAAGACGTCTCAAAATACTGCGAAAAGTGCGACatcaaattcaactttttaaagacATATCTCGCGCACAAGCAACATTACTGCAAAAACAGCACCCAAAACGCCGATATTCTGAGTCAATTTAAAGCTGTTGCcgctgcaaaaaataattcagcaAATCAAACGGTAGTGACGAGAGCTGCCGAAACTCCAGTACTATAA